The Cucurbita pepo subsp. pepo cultivar mu-cu-16 chromosome LG05, ASM280686v2, whole genome shotgun sequence nucleotide sequence TCATATTTACAAACTCGTTTCGAACGATTAATCGTTCGTTTACAAGAGTTTTTAGGCACTTAAGAAGTCGTTTTAAACATATCCTTATGTCAATGTTGATGGTCGGGAAAAGTTAATGTTTTAAACTCTTAGTGTCACGTGTATTTTGAGTCTCGTAGTCGGGTCGCTTCGCGCAAGACATTGCTTAGGACTAATGGGTCACACGACAGGTGCACGATTGACTTTGTACGCTCTATCCTTCGGCCCTTCGCCTATCGGCTTGGCAAACAAGCTACCTTGATCCGTCTCTGATTTCGATTCGTTATGCTTAGCACCTCCAACAAGCCCGTCAGTCTCTTGCCGCCTAAAACTCTGCCAATCAAGCGCAGCTTTACGTTTCATCCTATGTGCCCAGAGAATGCTATGCGTTCTCCACATTCGGACCTCGCAAAGAGAGAACGTGATCAAGAATCACTACGAAAAATAACCATTTTTGAACGGTGAGTTCTGAAAATATAGGTCTCGTTTTTAGAGAAGTGGAGAACATTTTTTCCCGTCATATAAATGGGACtgagaaagaaattatattctcCGACCcgtttaatataaatatatttttaatacatatttaatatatatattaaaaaaattactaaattaaaattggttaaaaattactattaaaatttaaatttttaaaaattaagttagaAAAGGtataaacttattaaatatattaatttattaagatatttttactaaaaaaataaaaattttaaaataattatttttcaaaaagtcaatgataattttgaattaaaaaaaaatagttttaaaaatttcaagtatatttttttaaatgaattacaaaaataaaggtattttttttattaatttacccTTCCAGCAAATATGCGTGTCTAGTAAGACGGTTTGGCGCGTGGCTATCAATTCATCTTCATATCAAAAGGATATTGAAGAAATGTGTCTGAAACTGTAGAGCTTCAGAGGTGCTCAACCATGGAGGCCCACAATCCGTACTCGACCTTCGCGTAAATTTCTGACTTCTTTTCATTGTTCTTCCTCTTACTCTTCCCAAATTCAACTTCTCCTTCATTTTCTATGTTAATTAATCCCAAATTCCTTTTCACAGTCTCCAAGTTAAGAATGatttccatttctctctcttcaatttgtatttatctTTGCTTTAATCGCTCATACCTCATCAACTTTCTTCCATAATTTTCACTAAACTAATAATTTCCGGCACAATCAGgttcttctctctccctttatttccattttccatAATTTCTTGTTCGTTGATTCAATGATTTTTCCACATTTTGGCTTTTCGGTATGCTCCTTCTCATACTTTTATTGGTGTTcctgttcttgttgttgttcttaaTCCTGTTCCTGTATTATTGAATCCCTTTTGCTTGAAATCTTCTCTCTGATCCTTTATGTTATCTTATATATTTGATCGCGAACCCCCTTTTGATTATTGATCTTTTTCTTTAGGTTTCTAGGTCACCATTGAAATCATTATAGGTAAAcgattttgttcttgtttttagttttcccACCCCTCGTTGGGATTTTGATGATCCATTTATATGGTATCTTGATGGAAAGCTTGAATCTCTTTTAATGCAGTCTAGGTGTTTGATTTAATGCTTGGGGCTTGATGGTTGTGTAGGAGAAGAGGCGTCTTGAGCTCAATCTTCTTGATCAATGGCTGAACTATTGGGGCCACGTTTGTATAGCTGCTGTAATTGTAGAAACCATGTTGCCCTCCATGATGATATAATTTCTAAAGCTTTTCAGGTGGGATCTTAGTGCGTTTGATTATCATCAATGCGAAAGGGTTTGCTAATCTCTCAAAACCCAATGAGAAATTCATGGATTTGATGTTTTTAACACAgtttttctgaaattttcgATTGCAAATGCctttctaaaacttttcctGAAGAAGTTTTCATTATCTAATCTTGTTTTTGTCATGAATTATCTCAATAGGGAAGACATGGGCGTGCTTTTCTGTTCTCTCATGCTATGAACATCACAGTGGGACCAAAAGAAGACCGGCATCTCATGACGGGTCTCCACACTGTTGCTGATGTGCATTGTGTTGACTGCCGTGAGGTGCTGGGGTGGAAGTATGAGAGGGCCTATGAGGCATCACAGAAGTATAAAGAAGGAAAGTTCAttcttgaaaaatcaaaaatcGTTCGGGACAACTGGTAGCGTCCTGTGGATCTTGTTGAATGCATTGATTCTTATTTTGATGTAAGTTTATTGATTCTTCGTGATGTTATCTTGTATATAAAGTCATCAtcgttcttgttcttgttcttgttcttgtttcctGTTTCCTGTTTCCTGTTGCTCTTGTATATAGTATATATCTGTGTAAGCTCTGAACATGACTGGATATCATTGTATCTTCAATGCTCACCATCTGTGTTAATGAAATTGTGGTGCTTAAAGTAAGTCCTTCTTGCATTGAACATGACCTGGATTCCTTTGATATTGTTGTCTTGTCTTATGGCTCTATCGGTGTTCGGTACGCGTTCTCTTCTTTTAGTTTACATGCTTTGAGTTGTACTGCAAGcttatttgtaacagtccaagcctatTGCTAActgatattgtccgttttggcaccgttagcctcacagtttttaaaacgtgtctgctatgGAGATGTTTTCNATTGCTAActgatattgtccgttttggcaccgttagcctcacggtttttaaaacgtgtctgctagggagatgtttttNctctccaactgatgtgggatctcacgttaTCGATTCTAGCCTATTAATGGATGATCATGTTACCTTTTTTGTTTAACAAACCCATTACTCCACCTTTCCCAGTTTCTCCTGCTCTGCTCTCTGTTCTATCTCCTTTGCTAGGGAAGTTTTTCCTCCCTTTACAACAAAGAGGTGAACCGCTTTGTTCTAGGTGCTAACGGTTTCTTCTCGAAAAGAATGTTATGTTGAAACAGGGAGAGAAAGTAGAGAACTCTTTCCTCTCTCCTGGTATAGAGTTGTTTTCTTAAATCTcactcggttggagaggagaacgaaacatttttattataagggtgtggaacctctCTTTGACAgacgatttttaaaaattgtgagactaaCAGAAATACGTAAGGggctaaagtagacaatatctgttagcggtgggtttgggtcgttacaaatggtatcagaggtaGACACTGGGCGNGAAAGGAGAGAGGAGGTATAGAGTTGTTTTCTTaaatcccacgtcggttggagaggagaacgaaacatttttattaagggtgtggaacctctCTTTGACAgacgatttttaaaaattgtgagactaaCAGATATACGTAAGGggttaaagtagacaatatctgttagcggtgggtttgagtcgttacaaatggtatcagaggtagacactgggcggtgtgtcagcgaggacgctgggcctccaaagagggtggattgtgagatcccacatcggttggaaggggaacaaaacattcttttataagagtatggaaacctctacctagcagtcgtgttttaaaaactgtaAGGCggatgacaatacgtaacgggtcaaagcagacgATACTtgttagcggtaggcttgagtgGCCATATTGAAAGTTTGTGGTTGATACGCAGTTGCCACTAGTTTCTAAGCCTTTTAACTCTGTCTCATCTCAGCAAAGTTTCAAGCCGGAGGAGATAAAAgatttcatggttttaaaggCACATATCCGTCTCTAAGGTCTGAAGGTCTGAATATCAGTTCCAGCTgagagatcccatatcagttggagaggggaataaaatattatttataagtgTGTAGAAACCTNgtgagatcccacatcggttggaaggggaacaaaacattctttataagagtatggaaacctctacctaacagtcatgttttaaaaactgtaaggctgatgacaatacgtaacgggtcaaagcagacgATACttagtggtaggcttgagtCGTTACACCTAGCTGATGGTCATATTGAAAGTTTGTGGTTGATACGCAGTTGCCACCTGTTTCTAAGCCTTCTAACTCTGTCTCATCTCAGCAAAGTTTCAAGCAGGAGGAGATAAAAggtttcatggttttaaaggCACATATCCGTCTCTAAGGTCTGAAGGTCTGAATATCAGTTCCAACtgagagatcccacatcggttggagaggggaataaaaatattatttataagcgtgtggaaacctctccctattagatgcgttttaaaacctcaaccatgaggttgacaacgatatgtaacgggtcaaagcggacaatatctactaacacggtgggggcttgagctgttataatggtatcagaggtaGACAACAAGTAGTGTGTCAGCGATGACGCTAGGCctccaaagagggtggattatgaaattccacatcggttgaagagggaaacgaagcattcctcgTAAAGATNAGgttgacaacgatatgtaacgggtcaaagcggacaatatcttgggcttgagctgttacaatggtatcaaaactagACAA carries:
- the LOC111794609 gene encoding protein yippee-like At4g27745, with the translated sequence MAELLGPRLYSCCNCRNHVALHDDIISKAFQGRHGRAFLFSHAMNITVGPKEDRHLMTGLHTVADVHCVDCREVLGWKYERAYEASQKYKEGKFILEKSKIVRDNW